The Lolium rigidum isolate FL_2022 chromosome 2, APGP_CSIRO_Lrig_0.1, whole genome shotgun sequence genomic interval GAGTTACTCTGGGCATTTTTCCACTACTGGGCATTCCAGCATGATTACAGGAAAGATGTCATCTCCATCCGTATGGGAAAGATAATCAGGTAATCAAGGAACCAATAATGTTGTTTTGAATCAAAAAATCTGTGTCGGTTTAATTTCATCTAAGGTATAAGAATTTGAGACACACAATTTTCTCACCTGGTGCAATGTCGTGACATTATGTAGCAAGAAGGAGAAGAACTGGACGACTCGTGTCGGAAATGACCGTCATCTGATGTGCATTGAGGATCCTTTCGAGACCGGCCATGACTTAGGCCGTGTGGTTGACAGGCAAACAATCAGGATCATCAGGGAAGAGTTCGAGCGAGCTGCCGACGTACTGCAGCACAGCGATgatccttgcaccacactttttgACCCTTACAATTATGAACCTGAATCATCGAAAATACCCTGAAAATTCAGATCACATCTCTGCCACGAAGTGAAGTTCAGATGACCAACTGTTTGAATATTTCtggtaacagaataaataaatgaacTGGGTGACATTGAAGAAAGAGGAGATTTGGGCCAGGTGCTCTTACTTGCTAGAACATGAGTTGTGATTTGTTTCAGAGGAAACTGATTTGGTCGGACGTATCCCAGCTGGAGGCTGCAATGAGCTCGCTGTAACTGGTACACTTTCATGTTACCATGCTCTGGTCACCTGGACAAAGCATAATCAAATCTCCTTTAAGTCATGCAACCGCATGTACTCACGTCAGAAAAACTTAATGTTACTCACGTCAGGAAAACTTAATGTTACAAACTGACAATCTTGCTTTCCAGgatttcttgatcatattattctAAAATTGGGACAAAGTAATTCAGATAACATTGACCCTTGTATTTTTAAACCAGATAAATTAATATTTATATGCTTGCAATGACTGCGCTTTTACATTGTAGCCTTCTCAGCAGCAATAATGCATGAGATACAAGATTCCTAGGACAAAAGATACCGACAAGATGATGAATCCTACACTAGGGCCAAATGGACTTTCCTAGTCCTAACCACCTCGGACAAGGCCTTGaacttttgcttcaaatattatcaTGTGCAGCTCAGCTATGACCACAACAGATGGTGGTCAGAAACAGCATGATCTTTCCAGGATGGCAGATATGCATGTATTTGTTGTCTCCTCATGTCAACCAATAATACATCCTTATGTGGCCTTCACCTTGGCATAATCAGGCTGGTTGAAATTTTCGTTGTACAACATGCCATTCCGAGAAACAAGACGTTGTAGACCACTTCCGAACCGACTCTGGAATGGGAACATTGTTCAAAGACCGAATTAGGACTACCGTAAGATACTGCGTTCTAAATATTATACTTGATATGCGGAAATGGCCTTACCCACTGGAAGAAAACAAGTATCCACCAGCATATTGGCAAGCTAGCAAATTTGTCGCGGGCAACCTTTTAGGAGACAAAAACAGGAAAGAGTCATCAGAAGAAGAATATTGACATACAAGTCCTCTAAACTATAAATAATAACAGAAAACAAAAGGCTGCTCAAGATAGCACTTGGACTTCTGCTCTTTTACTGCTGGGTAGTGAGCACACAGCTTTATCAATTGACGGCATTCACAAGTGACCAGAAGGTTGATAGTTCACTGTGCAGACCAAACCATGGTCCTATTTGTCATGGTTCAAAACCTTTTAGTTAAAAAAAATCAGACGATTTTCTCTCAAATTCACATGCTATCatttatcaatcttatcaccaattaaagaaaaaaaaactgaaaatcaACGTGGTCCCACAGAAATCACTCGCGATTATGGTTGCGTGCATCTGAGGATGCAGAGGGCCCAGCGGATTTCTCTTCCATTTAAAAAAAAAGTAATCACTCGAGAGAAGGGTACAGACATACCAATAGTAGAACGGTTCCAATGCAGAAGCATGCACCCATTGATTGACTCAAATACCTGAGATCCCTTCCAGCCTGAAAGCAGAAAAGAACTATCAGACATTTTCATCACATTTTCTAGCGAATACTAGGCTTGCAAGTGCTGATCTTATGAACTTTGCAGAATAGGACCTTTATTGTATTAATAACTGTTACTGCCGTATCATAACATGTTAAAGATGGTTTCCACATTCATTAATGATGGCCTAGTGTCCAGGCGTATATGCTTATTGCAGGAGCAGTGACACTTCATGCAAGCATTTTGATAAGGTTATCCTAGGCATCAATTGCACTTTCAAGGAGAATTGGTCTAGGACCAGGAAGCCAGCCAAATGAAGTATACCAGCTTACCAATAATGTTCCTTCAAGGCAGTGTACTGAAGGTGTCACCAACAATGCAGTGAAATATGGAATCAGCACTTTGTGCATCTGACAAAAAAAAGCTAAAATATTAAGTTCCAGACAAAACTCAGAAGGTTAAGACACACTGGTGGTCATGGAAATAAAACATTAAACTTTCTGCAGAAAAAAACAAGTTATGCAAGGCGTGGTCACAGGAGATTTCCAGGATGACCAAGAGAGTACAACAACTATTTCCTAACTAGACTATCATGAAGATAGCCTTTTAAATTCTGCATCAGGATTAACAATAAACTAGCAAGCAGATTTGTAAGTGACAAGGACTACAGTTATATGACGCTGGATCTGAGTGCAATCACACTGTGATGGAAGCCAGGGTGGGGAGAAGAAAACAGGACTAGATTGATATGTTTCTCATTGCTTCCTTAATCTATATGAGGTCCACCCCATCCTTATACAGAATGGAATAGCTTAACCCTTAAGAGACTCGTCTCTAATATTCTGACAACAAATTGTACTCTTATCTCAGAGGTAGCTAATCCAACCCAGTCCTCTGGTACCATGCAAACAGTGAACGAGTGGGCAGCCAGGCACTATTCAGCTATGTTACCACACTCAAACAACATAAACTGGCCCCTACTACATAGACAACTGGTATACCGGTGGCTTCTGAGGAGCAATCCATATCGAAAGTGCAAACATAGACAACTGACATACTGATAGTTTCTGAGGAGCTATACCGAATTATTTTCAGAACATGTAGAAAACTAGAGCAGTTTGTCAAACCTGTTGTACAACCATTTGATCGTTGGTAAATAGACTGGGAAAAAGCCATGGAACAATCGTTCCAACTGTTCCCACGGTCACTCCAGCTATAGCACCAATCATAACAAGTGACTTCAGAAGCATCCTTGCCTAGATTAAACGTACCTTCATTAACATTCAGAGTAATGAACATAATATTCATATATAATTTAATGCAGAAATAGCTACAGTAAATTGCAGGCACTTCTTTGGTCAATCAAAGAACCATCATTGCAGCAAAGTTTAAGTATGCATAGTGGTGTTGGGTCCACAGCAGTTTTTGATCTATTACAGGGAAAAGAAGGTAGGTATACACCAATTAAACATATTCAAGCCTGTAATGCAACATGCACAGGTCAGAACCCAAATACTGCATATACTTTGTATTAACAGCTTGGACCTTTTGATAATGAAGCACCTTCTGTTAGAGCTTGGACCTTTTCTTTCAAAAGGgacctcttcctcctttcttACAGAATGAAGGATGATCTCAAATCCCCCCTTTTAGCCTGGCTAGACGCTCTGTAGTTCCTTTGGGCTATGCCCTGGGCTAAGCCCTTTTTGTACATTCCTTCCCTCTATCTTGTACATATTGTTCTTTTTTAATAAAATTTACTGTCGGGGCCTCCCCTACAGTTTTCAGCTAAAAAAGAAACTTTGTATTAACAGTTCATATCTTAAGAAATATTAATCTACCAAAATTTCAATAGTATCTTCTGATAGATTCACTCAATAAGACAATTTGATTTCTTAGTTGAACTTTTTTTCTAGGCTTTCGAAATGTCTTATCAACAACGTAAGTTTTAGACAGTCACATTCAGCCGTCTTAACCAGCTGAGCCTTGAGTCCTTGACCAAAATATTTCGAAGAAGAGAATAGAAAAAGATGCTCCTTTCATACATCTctcaaaaaagaagaaaatggagTGCCTTGTGAAAAATACTCTGTTGAACAGCTAAAGAGACGCTTCACATATCATTTGATTCATTTGACCAGATCAGAGAAGAGGGTCAAAAATAAGTGCCCAAGAACATGTGTTCATCATTCACATCCTGATTGCACTGCTACTGATATCAACATGGAAAAAAAATGGTATGGTACACACACAAAAATGAGCATTTAAGATAGGTACCTTCATCAAATTGCGCTTAGCTCCATATATCATCTCTGGCATGAACGACTGTGCAGTTTGTGACAGCGGCTCACCCCAAACAGTGCACATGCATAAGATATTAACCATAACCTTCACAAGATCAAGTAAACAATATGTTTTGTCACGTTTTTGTAGACATGTTCTCATAGGGAAGCATTCCATAAGCTAAAAAGTACGAACCTGGTGGGCTGCAAGAGTTATTGCTCCCATAGAAGTCGCGGAGTATGTAAGTAATGCATAAAATGCTACCTGAAGAAGATTGAAACAATTAGTTACAGTAAAGCCAAGGAAAGGCCACATATCATTATATCCCAAAACAATGTTACCTTGGATGTCATTGTCACAAAAACAGGAGCTGCAAGTTCAAATATCTGCAGAAGCTCTCTTGTTGACGGGATTGTGAATGAGAAAGCTCGAAAACCTCTATTATTTAGATTTTGCATCATCATATAAGCTGCAACAATCTGAGAGTGTGTCAAAAGGTAGCAACTAACACAAAAACATGTGAGTAGATAACTGAAACCTGCAGGGAAACTGGCAATGTGATCAAACATCACAAAAAGCTAGAGCTGGAGGTTATTGTGCGCCACAATTACAAATCATGAAGAGTAAATAAATGGACAAAGAAATGATGGGATTTCTGGAACATGCAATATAATTGACAACATAAGAGCAAGTGGCTCCCTCTGGACAGGGTGCGGTCTGCATCGATAAGCAATGTACTTTTAAGAATACGGGTAACCAGGTATTGTTGCTTCATAGAGGCGTGGAAACTTGATTTTCAGCAATTTGGTGTTTCGCTCAAATGAATGCAGTTATGTAAATAAAGATAGTGTATTCATTAAGCTTACACATTGCACAAATGACTCCCCTGAATTATGCTCAAGTCAAGAAGTGACAGTGTGGAGACATGCTGAGGAAACTGGGAATGTGTGTACCTGTGAAATCATGGTAGCCCAGGCAGCACCAGCAATTCCATAGCCACATACAGAGCAAAGAAATATGTCACCTACACCATTTATAACACTAGCAGCTGCCAATGCCTTCAAAGGACCCCAAGAATCTTTCATGCCTAAACTGAGTTATAGCAAACATATAATATGATAagagaagcatccaatcaaagataTTGTAATACTGTTGCCTGAACTATTGTACTCATGCCATTGCCTGAACTATTGTACTCATGCAATGGCTACGTAAGGATTGTCAAAAGACATCA includes:
- the LOC124691414 gene encoding protein DETOXIFICATION 46, chloroplastic-like → MSLIDTMVIGQTSSLQLAALGPGTVFCDYLCYIFMFLSVATSNMVATSLANKDEELAQHQVSMLLFLALAFGVGMFLFTKIFGVQVLTAFTGSKNYEIISAANTYAQIRGFAWPAVLVGLVAQSASLGMKDSWGPLKALAAASVINGVGDIFLCSVCGYGIAGAAWATMISQIVAAYMMMQNLNNRGFRAFSFTIPSTRELLQIFELAAPVFVTMTSKVAFYALLTYSATSMGAITLAAHQVMVNILCMCTVWGEPLSQTAQSFMPEMIYGAKRNLMKARMLLKSLVMIGAIAGVTVGTVGTIVPWLFPSLFTNDQMVVQQMHKVLIPYFTALLVTPSVHCLEGTLLAGRDLRYLSQSMGACFCIGTVLLLVARDKFASLPICWWILVFFQWSRFGSGLQRLVSRNGMLYNENFNQPDYAKVKAT